In the genome of Pseudomonas sp. P5_109, one region contains:
- a CDS encoding carbohydrate kinase: MYLVCGEALFDFFSENDASGLASNVNFKAIAGGSPFNVAVGLRRLGVDSALLAGLSTDYLGRRLLQVLLDEGVRPDYLLDFAAPTTLAMVAVGANGSPQYSFRGEGCADRQLQPEHLPTLGPEVRGLHIGSFSLVVQPIADTLLALVRRESGKRLISLDPNVRLNPQPDIDLWRKRIATLVELADLIKVSDEDLHLLYPDQDPAQVIAGWLQHRCQLVFLTRGGEGASVFSRAHGSWSTPACSVEIADTVGAGDTFQAALITWLTEQQLDSVEGLKQLGREQIDRMLKFAVQAAALTCSKTGPDLPYRKHLDLC, from the coding sequence ATGTACCTGGTGTGTGGCGAAGCGCTGTTCGATTTTTTCAGTGAAAACGACGCCAGCGGTCTGGCGTCCAACGTGAATTTCAAAGCCATCGCCGGTGGCTCGCCGTTCAACGTGGCGGTGGGCTTGCGCCGGTTGGGCGTGGACTCGGCACTGTTGGCCGGGTTGTCCACTGACTACCTGGGAAGACGCCTGCTGCAGGTGCTGCTAGATGAAGGCGTGCGGCCGGACTACCTGTTGGACTTTGCCGCGCCGACCACCCTGGCGATGGTTGCGGTCGGCGCCAATGGCTCACCGCAGTACAGCTTCCGCGGCGAAGGCTGCGCCGATCGGCAATTGCAACCGGAGCACCTGCCGACACTCGGGCCTGAGGTGCGTGGCCTGCATATCGGCTCGTTTTCCCTGGTGGTGCAGCCGATTGCCGACACGCTCCTGGCATTGGTACGCAGGGAAAGCGGCAAGCGCCTGATCAGCCTCGATCCGAACGTGCGCCTGAACCCGCAGCCGGACATAGACCTGTGGCGTAAACGTATCGCGACGCTGGTGGAGCTGGCCGACCTGATCAAGGTCAGTGACGAGGACCTGCATCTGTTGTACCCCGACCAGGATCCGGCGCAGGTCATCGCAGGCTGGTTGCAGCACCGCTGTCAGTTGGTGTTCCTGACCCGCGGCGGCGAAGGCGCGAGCGTGTTCAGCCGGGCTCATGGTTCTTGGTCGACACCCGCCTGCTCGGTAGAAATCGCCGACACCGTGGGCGCGGGCGATACCTTTCAGGCGGCGCTGATTACCTGGCTCACCGAACAGCAGCTGGACTCGGTGGAGGGTTTGAAGCAACTTGGCCGCGAGCAGATCGACCGCATGCTGAAGTTCGCGGTGCAGGCGGCGGCGTTGACGTGCAGCAAGACAGGACCGGATTTGCCTTATCGCAAGCATCTGGATTTGTGCTGA
- a CDS encoding DUF2790 domain-containing protein, with amino-acid sequence MNTRTLLVTAALACTAFAGLAQANDTTTSQAVPYHYGMPLHVSKVISLTEPDTMECKVVKADMKYIDDAGKPAEITYRKLSDACENQG; translated from the coding sequence ATGAACACTCGCACCCTGCTGGTTACCGCCGCCCTCGCCTGCACCGCATTTGCCGGGCTGGCTCAAGCCAATGACACCACTACTTCCCAGGCCGTGCCTTATCACTACGGCATGCCATTGCATGTCAGCAAAGTGATTTCACTGACCGAGCCCGACACCATGGAGTGCAAAGTGGTGAAGGCCGACATGAAGTACATCGATGACGCGGGAAAACCTGCAGAAATTACCTACCGTAAACTTTCCGACGCCTGCGAGAACCAGGGCTGA
- a CDS encoding DUF1652 domain-containing protein, which produces MFLSALEIRNIIESSFLPQRCQCTLSPDLSMTVKVYADGQTDHLDLLVTGIDASGLNGCREINELIGQLRSRQHHVEVEPHSMLGKAL; this is translated from the coding sequence ATGTTTCTTTCTGCCTTGGAAATTCGCAACATCATCGAAAGCAGCTTTTTACCCCAGCGTTGCCAGTGCACGTTGTCACCGGATCTGTCGATGACCGTCAAGGTCTATGCCGACGGGCAAACCGATCACCTCGACCTATTGGTCACTGGCATCGATGCCTCCGGGCTCAATGGTTGTCGGGAAATAAACGAGTTGATCGGCCAACTGCGTTCCAGACAGCATCACGTAGAGGTCGAGCCGCACTCGATGCTGGGCAAAGCGCTCTAG
- the eco gene encoding serine protease inhibitor ecotin, which produces MNSLTVNASAALFALGLACVAHAAKLEDTAPYPKADSGFTRQVIHLAPQAREDDFQVEILAGKTMTVDCNHPRLGGILEEKNLEGWGYPFYRLEKVIGPMSTLMACPAGTSKEDFVPVVGDGFLLRYNSKLPLVLYVPKDIEVRYRIWSASNKVEKAVQE; this is translated from the coding sequence ATGAATTCATTGACCGTCAACGCGAGCGCAGCGCTGTTCGCACTGGGGCTTGCTTGCGTTGCACATGCCGCCAAACTCGAAGACACCGCGCCCTATCCGAAGGCCGACAGCGGGTTTACCCGCCAGGTCATCCACCTTGCGCCACAGGCTCGGGAAGACGACTTCCAGGTCGAGATCCTGGCCGGCAAGACAATGACCGTTGACTGCAATCACCCCCGCCTGGGCGGCATTCTCGAGGAGAAGAACCTCGAGGGTTGGGGCTACCCGTTCTATCGCCTGGAAAAAGTCATTGGCCCGATGAGCACGCTGATGGCCTGCCCTGCCGGCACGAGCAAAGAGGATTTTGTCCCGGTGGTCGGCGACGGCTTCCTGCTGCGTTACAACAGCAAGCTGCCGCTGGTGCTGTACGTGCCCAAGGACATCGAAGTGCGCTACCGAATCTGGTCGGCATCGAACAAGGTCGAGAAAGCCGTTCAGGAATAA